The nucleotide sequence ACATCAACCTCAGGAGGTGCTCCTCCATGGAAGAAGGAATATCTATCAAGTCGAATTCTAATAAACGGGAAGCAGAATCTTATCGGAAATCTGTTTCCTCCTTATATTTATCAAGCAACAGACCGATAATGCTTATAGAACATTATTTCGAGAGACGAGGATTACACTCATGTCCAAAAAATTAAAAGTCGTACTCTTCCATACTTCATCATCTGGTTCAAATACCTATTTCTTATATCATCAATTCCCTCAAGAGTTAAGAGATAAATATGAGGTGCGATTGGTCTCGCAAGAGGAATTAATGCGCGACCCATCTATTAACAACGGTAATGTATTCATAACCACTCACGGTGAGTATCCATCTTCTCCTGATAAGGTCAATATCGAGTTATGGCACGGTTTCCCTCTTAAAGGGATGAACAATATGGATGTCGAAAGTAATGTCTCGTTCGAAGCTGTAATGAAGTATACCACCCACCTTAATTTGGTCGCCTCATATTCTGGACTATATAACACATTGTATAGCGCTTGTATGGGAGTTAATGTGAATCAATATGCAATAACTGGAATGCCAAGGAACGATGCCTTATTTTATCCGAACAGTCATGAACAGTTATACAAGATGTTTCCTGATTTGCGAAATAAGAAAACACTATTCTTTATGCCAACATTTCGCAAATCAGCGCTCAAACCTGATGTGGAAGGGAATAAGAATTTTTCTAATCCATTCGGTTTTGACGACTTTGATCTTGAACGTTTTACAGCATTTTTACGACAAAATGATCTGAGTCTCGTATTAAAGCTTCACCCCTTTGAAGAGCGCTACTTCTTAAGACAATTAGCCGAGTGGAGATTAGCCGGCATCCATCTGATTACAGATGGATTATTGAAACAGAACCAGTTGGATTTATATGAAGTGCTTGGTGCTGCAGATTTATTGATTACCGATTACTCTTCCGTTTACTTTGACTATTTGATATTGGACAGACCTATTCTATTTGTTCCAACCGATCTTGAAGCCTATCAGTCCAACCGCGGCATGTTATTACAGCCCTACGAATTCTGGTCACCTGGAGCAAAGGCACTCAATCAATCAGAGCTAGAGCATGCTATACTAGATGCGATCCAAGACCCAGATGCCTATAGCAGCCAACGCAAGCTCATTCGTGATTTAACGCACAAGTATACAGACAATCGAGCCTCAGAAAGGCTATGGTCCGAGATCGACCAATGCATCGATCGACATCTGCTAGAGCAGAAAGAAAAAGAGGAAAACATCATGATCGCCTCTTCTATTAAAAGCACAATCTCACAGAAAATTGAACAAGGTGAGCTTAAGTCCGCTAAGGAAACCTTGCAGGAGCTAGTCAATATCATCAAATTGGATGCCGAGATCTGCTCTATGAAGGCGATTATTGAGCTGCTTGAGGGCAATTCGAAACAAGCGATCGATACTTTGCGTGATGGAGATCGAAAGTTCCCTGATCATCCGGACATCATTTACAATCTCGCTTATTGCCACGAATCAATAAACGATTATCCTTCTGCGGCACATTACTATCGGTTGTTATTGAAAATAACAACGAATACCGAATTGTTAACAACAGTACAAGAAAGACTTGAGTTCATTAATCAACAATCAAATGAGGTGATGTCATGAAAAAGGTTATCACTTATGGAACATTTGATCTGCTGCACCACGGACATGTGCTGCTACTTCAGAAAGCAAAGTCGTTCGGTGATCACCTTACCGTGGCATTATCCTCCGACGAATTCAATGCAATCAAAGGTAAAACGGCATTTTTCACTTTTGAAGAACGCAAGCTTATCGTAGAAGCAATCAAATATGTTGACCTCGTCATTCCTGAGCACAACTGGGAGCAAAAAACAGAAGATGTACTGCGCCTAGGTATCGATACCTTTGTTATCGGGGACGATTGGACAGGCAAATTTGATTTTCTCAAGCCACACTGTGAAGTCATCTATCTCAGCCGTACTGATGGCATCTCTTCCAGCCAGATCAAAAATTATTACAGGGAAACGATTAACTAATTAACAGCCTTAGTCAGTAGGGTAAGGGGATTAATTATTAACAATAGGAGCTGTCTCTAGAGGTCAACAATCGACCTCTAGAGACAGCTCCTTCATCATTTATAACAAGTTATTCTTGAGACATAATTTCCTCACGCAATTGCTTCGTCTCGTCATCATCTTGTGCGAGCAGATTCAGGTATTGCAACGCCTGATCATTTCCCCCAGCTTTATGCAAGATAAACGCCATATTGTAGATGGAATCACGATGTCCTGGAGTCATAACAAGTGCATGTTGGAGCAACGGGATAATATACAGGAACAAGTCTTCCTTGTAGAAATATACCGCCAATTGATTGAGCGCATGCGGTTTATCCTCGAGTTTCGATTGACTGATCGCTTCTATGATGTCACTGCAATCGATTTGCCCTTCCTTCACAAGCTGACCGATATATTCTAGTGCTTCGTTCGTTTGTTGTTCGTTATTCAAATTATTGAACGCTTCTGATTGATCCTTGATTGGACTGCCTTCCTTCATTACCTGGCAAACATATTGCACGACTCGCATATGAGATTGATTGGATTGGGTAAGCCTCGACGCTTGTTCAATCCATCTAACATCTTGATCGCTAATCTGTGGAACAAGTTCAGTAAAGTCAATTTTCGAGAATCCAGCTTGCTGGAATAGGTCATTAATCTCTAACTTCGTATAGTATCGAATATTGGCTTTACTCATATGACCAGAATCGGTATAGGTCCAACGTCCAATCATTAATTGGTGTACATTCTGATAAAAGCTCGCGTTGAATATTCCAGCGATCAGTTCGCCACCTGGCTTTAGTAAACGACGCAATTCCTTTAACACTGCTAATGGATCAACAATTTGTTCAAGTACATTGCCCAGTAGAATATAATCAAAATACTGATCCGTATAAGGTGTTCCTTCTTCTACATCCCCTACATATATTTGAGCGAATAGATTAGCAATCTCTGCTGCAAATCTATTGTTCTCGACTCCATGGAGCTCTGCATTCGGATAATGATATTTCAGCTCCAACAATGCTGCTCCACAGGCACAGCCCACATCAAGTACCCGTATTGCTTTATCTTTAGGCGCCGTAATCCGACTGCGAAGATCTGGACGCAAATCCATTTCCGAAGTTGAGGAGAATCCCCACTTATCTCGAAATTTGTTCCGACTTTCTGTTAAATGCTCCTGCATTGTCGTCGTGCTAATGTCAGACGACACTGATGGATTATGATGAATGAACACATTGTTACACAACATCAACTGATAACCGGCTTTGAGGATACGCACACTATAATCACTATCCTCACAGAAGCGAGGACTGTACTGCTCGTCCATCAACCCAATCTGCTCTATAACCTCTCTCTTGATCAACATGGCAAAGCCAATTAGCTTGATTCTCGGCTCCCATTTGCTAGCATCAGATATGTTATTAGCTCTTGCATAACGTAACATTTCGTCAACTGAACTATAATGAACCGGTCGATCTTGGTACGAATAGGCACTATTCGTAATGGGTCCTACTGCGCCAACTCGATCAGAGCTATACAGACACTCGTCCATCAAGGATAGCCAGTTTTCCGTGACAATTACACTATTGTTAAGTAATAAAATCGAATCTCCCGCTGCAACATTAATGCCCATATTATTGCCCTTTGGAAAACCAACATTTTCATCATTGTAAATGGTCAATATATCTCTTTGCTCTGCTAACCATTCGCGTGTACCATCCGTGGATAAATTGTCGACGACAATCAATTCGTAGGTGCCCCGCTCCGTAAATCTTCTAATGCTATCGATACACGCCTTCGTGTCGTCCAACTGATTGAATGTTAATATAACGATACTGGTTTTTCTCATATACTTAGATGATAATTTCATAAATTGCTCTCCTTTAGTAAATAATTCGATTGTTTACTCAATACATTACGATTAATGAAAGATGCCCTAATGTAGTCGCTTCCTCTTGAACACATTTATTTAAAATTTCCTTCTTGAATTTAGGAGAATGCTCGAAATTTTTAGTGAACGATTGGATGAGCTTTACAACATCATCCAAACCCAACTGATGCTGCTGCAAGAACATCCCAATGATTTGCATGCGAATTAAGGAGTAGATTACACCCAAGTAATACACTTGATCGAACATCTTACCTTGCACGGAAGCCGGAAAAACAGTCGAAAATATCGTGTTGACTAAGTAGTTTTCAAGTACGTATTGCTTATCGTGCAAGAACGATTCATAGCAAGCCTTATAGCCCGCTTCATAGAGACTCAGGATATCCTTCGATTCCCCATGCTCGATCCGTTGTATTCCTTGCAAGTATGTGGCTAAACATTCCTTGTAGCGAACATTGACTCCCAGATTATTCTCGATCACATGAAGCAAAATGCCATTTAATAGCTTAAGCTGAAAGACATGATTGACTGGGAATACCGCCACATTCGTCATCTCTCCACCCTGCTCAACCTCTGCCCTGAACCTCTCTATCAATAGACCCACATCAATCGCCGGGTTACTCTCTACGGCTTCATCCACTTGGTCAGCGAATACAGCAAGAAGCATTAGTCGATGCTCTAGCGTATACCTGCGATCTTGAATGATTTCAATCGAGAATGCTCTTAGCTCCTGGACATAGGTTAACGTCCGTGGAATTCCATGGGCTTTCGTCGACAATCTGGCTTGCCATAACGTATTAGGAGATTCGTGACGATCCATATAGGTAAACGCAATGCCTTCAGGATTCAGCAAAGCTAGTCGTGCCGCTTCTGGACAGGATAAATCAACAGATATTTCTTGCAATCCATCAATCTCACTAATCTTGCGCGGGTATGTCGCACATGTTGGGGATAAGTATGCTTCCCCCAGCTTCAACTGGATTGCACACAAACCTTGATCGTGGAACGCGCAAGCCCCTGTCTGTGGGTGCAATTTCATCGTAGCATATTGCTCGTTCCTTCTAGCCTCTACCTCCTTCAGAATAACACCCTCGCTTAATCGACTAGACATCTCCGGATCTTTCACTTTTTCATATTTACGAAAGGTTTCTCGATCGACGCTTATGTTCCAACGCGAACAACATGTATCCTCGCATTCTGCTCCGATACATTGAAATTGACTCATATACTCTGGCTGAAGAGATCGATTGTCCATTGTTCATCTCTTTTCTTCTCGTTGTTTCATTTCGCAACATACCGCATTACGATACTTTAATAAGTTCTGCAAATCTTCGACAAAATCCTCTATCAATTGCTCTTCTTATGTTTACATTATTATAATCCGATATAATGATGAGTAGGCAAATAATATTTACATAGCCTTCCGGAGGGTCAATGAGCACACTTATTTCCTTATGTATGATAGTGAAAGATGAAGAAGCATCACTCGGGCGCTGTCTAGATAGTGTCAAGCAATATGTGGATGAGATCATCATCGTGGACACGGGTTCAACAGATC is from Candidatus Cohnella colombiensis and encodes:
- a CDS encoding CDP-glycerol glycerophosphotransferase family protein, whose product is MSKKLKVVLFHTSSSGSNTYFLYHQFPQELRDKYEVRLVSQEELMRDPSINNGNVFITTHGEYPSSPDKVNIELWHGFPLKGMNNMDVESNVSFEAVMKYTTHLNLVASYSGLYNTLYSACMGVNVNQYAITGMPRNDALFYPNSHEQLYKMFPDLRNKKTLFFMPTFRKSALKPDVEGNKNFSNPFGFDDFDLERFTAFLRQNDLSLVLKLHPFEERYFLRQLAEWRLAGIHLITDGLLKQNQLDLYEVLGAADLLITDYSSVYFDYLILDRPILFVPTDLEAYQSNRGMLLQPYEFWSPGAKALNQSELEHAILDAIQDPDAYSSQRKLIRDLTHKYTDNRASERLWSEIDQCIDRHLLEQKEKEENIMIASSIKSTISQKIEQGELKSAKETLQELVNIIKLDAEICSMKAIIELLEGNSKQAIDTLRDGDRKFPDHPDIIYNLAYCHESINDYPSAAHYYRLLLKITTNTELLTTVQERLEFINQQSNEVMS
- a CDS encoding bifunctional glycosyltransferase family 2 protein/class I SAM-dependent methyltransferase; protein product: MKLSSKYMRKTSIVILTFNQLDDTKACIDSIRRFTERGTYELIVVDNLSTDGTREWLAEQRDILTIYNDENVGFPKGNNMGINVAAGDSILLLNNSVIVTENWLSLMDECLYSSDRVGAVGPITNSAYSYQDRPVHYSSVDEMLRYARANNISDASKWEPRIKLIGFAMLIKREVIEQIGLMDEQYSPRFCEDSDYSVRILKAGYQLMLCNNVFIHHNPSVSSDISTTTMQEHLTESRNKFRDKWGFSSTSEMDLRPDLRSRITAPKDKAIRVLDVGCACGAALLELKYHYPNAELHGVENNRFAAEIANLFAQIYVGDVEEGTPYTDQYFDYILLGNVLEQIVDPLAVLKELRRLLKPGGELIAGIFNASFYQNVHQLMIGRWTYTDSGHMSKANIRYYTKLEINDLFQQAGFSKIDFTELVPQISDQDVRWIEQASRLTQSNQSHMRVVQYVCQVMKEGSPIKDQSEAFNNLNNEQQTNEALEYIGQLVKEGQIDCSDIIEAISQSKLEDKPHALNQLAVYFYKEDLFLYIIPLLQHALVMTPGHRDSIYNMAFILHKAGGNDQALQYLNLLAQDDDETKQLREEIMSQE
- the tagD gene encoding glycerol-3-phosphate cytidylyltransferase, which translates into the protein MKKVITYGTFDLLHHGHVLLLQKAKSFGDHLTVALSSDEFNAIKGKTAFFTFEERKLIVEAIKYVDLVIPEHNWEQKTEDVLRLGIDTFVIGDDWTGKFDFLKPHCEVIYLSRTDGISSSQIKNYYRETIN
- the fliB gene encoding flagellin lysine-N-methylase, whose amino-acid sequence is MDNRSLQPEYMSQFQCIGAECEDTCCSRWNISVDRETFRKYEKVKDPEMSSRLSEGVILKEVEARRNEQYATMKLHPQTGACAFHDQGLCAIQLKLGEAYLSPTCATYPRKISEIDGLQEISVDLSCPEAARLALLNPEGIAFTYMDRHESPNTLWQARLSTKAHGIPRTLTYVQELRAFSIEIIQDRRYTLEHRLMLLAVFADQVDEAVESNPAIDVGLLIERFRAEVEQGGEMTNVAVFPVNHVFQLKLLNGILLHVIENNLGVNVRYKECLATYLQGIQRIEHGESKDILSLYEAGYKACYESFLHDKQYVLENYLVNTIFSTVFPASVQGKMFDQVYYLGVIYSLIRMQIIGMFLQQHQLGLDDVVKLIQSFTKNFEHSPKFKKEILNKCVQEEATTLGHLSLIVMY